The Rhodoferax sediminis genome has a segment encoding these proteins:
- a CDS encoding PcfJ domain-containing protein produces MYQYQMGNALTALQPTIDFSALLPRGTPSQPCVVGPPPPALAGVHAPVLINAWHKVLLRCLAQPTQLELRAGQRRVHVLGAAIFDFASDGTIQVYVWQFNECERLALVRLEDQSVVVQGVPHQALWMDGLRQGALRTLRQWHHGQDDLCQTYVTWAQQALQDLLWTPSVQARVRRRIATVLALEPALLDIAQRIQLAPAPVLPLRLNAYNHVVAYRQDYVTLDREAPQLIPLYALLARELGGAGEVTARMKAYLCRHDLKPALWRLLCREGTQWLQTSCSYFDFHEDTRAAVAVELLALARAFGTARLAPSWLLHGLLQLGGNPNGPARTMLPRLVDLFGLCARLGVLAHRADAVTLVQLQDNVDVIFGWASKHVAAMPGDFVRHVGLAGLLHCVHRAQQEEMMEFACSPPWRIPYQLALPAGAVQPVILDSALAVWQEGQEMHHCVDRYIERCASGEWLMVSLRGSLGSGSTKRGLATVAFNLHSRPVHIAQISGFANGLVEPPVLALAQLCAGQLEAQRRALGTGQDGSESTTRTNREWIALCD; encoded by the coding sequence ATGTATCAGTATCAAATGGGCAATGCCCTCACCGCCCTGCAACCCACCATCGACTTTTCGGCGCTGCTCCCGCGGGGCACTCCGAGCCAGCCCTGCGTCGTGGGTCCGCCCCCGCCGGCGCTGGCCGGTGTGCACGCGCCGGTTCTGATCAACGCCTGGCACAAGGTGCTGCTGCGCTGCCTAGCACAGCCCACCCAGCTCGAGCTACGCGCCGGCCAGCGGCGAGTTCATGTGCTGGGCGCCGCGATCTTTGACTTTGCCAGCGACGGCACGATCCAGGTCTACGTGTGGCAATTCAATGAGTGCGAGCGCCTCGCCTTGGTCCGCCTGGAGGATCAATCCGTCGTCGTGCAGGGCGTGCCCCACCAGGCCCTGTGGATGGACGGCCTGCGACAAGGGGCGCTGCGCACGCTGCGCCAGTGGCATCACGGGCAGGACGACTTGTGCCAGACCTATGTGACGTGGGCACAGCAAGCTCTGCAGGATCTGTTGTGGACCCCTTCGGTCCAGGCGCGGGTGCGCAGGCGCATTGCCACTGTTCTGGCGCTGGAGCCGGCGCTGCTGGACATCGCCCAGCGCATCCAGCTGGCGCCAGCGCCCGTGCTACCGCTGCGGCTCAATGCCTACAACCACGTCGTGGCCTACCGGCAAGACTATGTGACCCTCGATCGTGAGGCCCCCCAGCTCATCCCCCTGTATGCCTTGCTCGCGCGCGAGCTGGGCGGCGCTGGCGAGGTCACGGCGCGCATGAAGGCGTATCTGTGCCGCCACGACCTCAAACCGGCCTTGTGGCGCTTGTTGTGCCGCGAAGGCACGCAGTGGCTTCAGACCAGTTGCAGTTACTTTGACTTCCATGAGGACACGCGGGCCGCAGTGGCAGTGGAGCTGCTGGCGCTGGCCCGGGCCTTTGGTACGGCACGCCTGGCGCCGTCCTGGCTGCTGCACGGCCTGCTCCAGTTGGGCGGCAATCCCAATGGGCCTGCCCGGACCATGCTGCCCCGGCTGGTCGACCTGTTTGGTCTGTGTGCGCGGCTCGGCGTTCTTGCCCACCGCGCCGATGCAGTCACGCTGGTCCAACTGCAAGACAACGTCGACGTCATTTTTGGGTGGGCGTCGAAGCATGTGGCCGCCATGCCCGGCGATTTCGTGCGGCACGTCGGCCTGGCGGGGCTGCTGCACTGCGTACACCGCGCGCAACAGGAGGAAATGATGGAGTTCGCGTGCAGCCCTCCGTGGAGGATTCCCTACCAGTTGGCGCTGCCCGCCGGCGCGGTGCAGCCGGTGATCCTGGACAGCGCCCTGGCGGTGTGGCAGGAGGGACAGGAGATGCACCACTGCGTCGACCGGTACATCGAGCGCTGTGCTTCGGGCGAGTGGTTGATGGTCTCGCTGCGAGGCTCGCTGGGCTCTGGCAGCACCAAGCGGGGCCTGGCCACGGTGGCGTTCAACCTGCACTCGCGGCCAGTGCACATTGCGCAAATCTCCGGCTTTGCCAATGGCCTGGTGGAGCCGCCAGTGCTGGCACTGGCCCAACTATGCGCGGGGCAGTTAGAGGCGCAAAGGCGGGCTCTGGGCACAGGCCAGGATGGGAGCGAGAGCACAACCCGTACCAACAGGGAATGGATCGCACTATGCGACTGA